CCCAAGGCCATACTACTTCCTCAGCAGTGGAGGCTACTGCTGGCATGGAATGAAGCTTGCCATCAATGTCACCCACATGCCTGCTCCCGCCCCTTCTCCCTCCAAAAGCAATGCTCCTCCATCAGCCTCCTCCCCCACCCCCATCATCCTCTCCATTGCCTTGCTCTGCCCTCTCCTCTTCAAGTTCTTCTTCCATGCTTGATTCCAAATAAATACCATGTTCTGAAACAGATTGTTTAGCATATTATGGGTAAATGGTGTGAATCATTGAACAAAtggaatgagtttttttttttttttttggttttctaatGAAAGTCGCATTGATTTCAGATTCCAGATTCTGTGTGTGAAAGTAGTGTAAAGTAGGTTAACAGGCAGTTGGGTGGATGAGCAAAAACAGAATTTGAAAGCAGGCCAATTTGATTCAGTTGCAGATGTGGTGGTGACTGATGAGATATGGTATAATTATTGCGGCTTCTCTTTTACAATTATGGTGAAGATAGAATGAAAGATGGGCTGGAAGCCGTTGAAAGAGATGCGTCGATCAGATGGATAActttattgagaaaataaaacatgTCTAATGCAGTATGATTTGAACCTTGATACGTTTTTAGGTTGAATATCCTGGCCTTCATTAAATTCATATAAACTCGCACAACCCATTTTGACCCCTGTTTGATTTTCAATcaataagttaaattaagtCATGTGAATCATAAACATatcaaatttttgttgttttattccatacattataatttttttttacataattaatattaaattacttGATTCACATATcaagtttttgttattttattcaatgcattataattgttttacataattaatattaataattatttattttattgaatgataTGAGAATACTACCCAtttataaaacatgaaaatttttatatgttcATTATAATTCCCATTTTTCTATTTGTCCTAACCAAATTTTCTAGTTTTAGTAATGGGACAAGTTATTTTTTTAGTGCCTACTCCTATTTTTTTCCCCCTGATAGAAtaagtttgtttatttataaattataatttttaagaaattcgTGGATTGACTTACCCAAAGCCTTAAACATTTTCAAGGTAATTTTATTCTAATACAACAACATTCATATCTAGTAGTTCAGAAACGACACCGTTTTATGTGACAGTGTCTGAGATACCTTCCCTCATTGACCCTGCCTTCACGCTTTAACCTTTTTGGGCTGCTAGTGTACCAAactggagagagagagagagagagatagcgAGAGAGCAAGAgattggttgaattttgaagggttttggagaagaaaatcaaaatggCGATACGTGGAGATTTAAGGGTCTCAGCAGCACCAATGGGTTTCCGTTTTAAGCACCCTTTTGGAGCCTCTCTTCCACCCTCCAAGGTTTTCCTCTTTCACCCAACTCTCACtctccatttttattaattgggcatttcagttttctttcatttccacAATTTGGTTCTCAGTAGCTTCTGGTTTTTccccctttattttttttcgtgAGGGAAATGGTAAAAGAATGTTTGAATGGAAAGGAAACTGCTTCGCAAAAGTCCGTTTCCCTAGACCCAAACAGAAACCTTAAGGaataaagggaagaaaaaacaaTTCAGAGACATACATTGAGCATTTTCCATCTGgggttttatttttgatgaTTATTAGTTTATGTCTTTTATATGGGCGTAGTTTATATGGAGACTGGAGCACATTGCTTCTTGCAACGGTGACTTCTTGTAGTTGGCAGGCAAAATGCTAAAGTTTGGTCCATTACCATTGTGACCATTTCGATGGCCTTGTTTTATTTGATGTCCTTTGTGTTTCTGGTGTTGATTATGATTAGGGAGCGAGGAGAGCTGATTGGTGGGTTGTGTTTGGTAGGAATTCAAGTATTTATTTGCTGAATTTTCAATAGTCATCACCTGGAATGGGTGTGTACTCATTTTTTCCCCCAAACATGTCATTCTAAGATGATGAATAAGAAATGAATTGTAGTCTCCATGCTATTTACTTGGTCTATTGAAGAGTTCTCTTCCTATTTTATGTTCGCTTGTGTCTTGCTCCTGGTTTTGGTTTCTAGGTTATGAAAAGAGAAGATTTTTTGGGCATGGAATGAGtttatcaagtttttttttctcttttaaagggttaaaaaatgaaaggaaaaagagaattGTTGGGTTATCTGAATTCTGTGAGTATGGAAACTGGTCTTCTGCCTAGGGTTCTCGACAATCCGAACTTGTTTGGTTTGAATGAGAGGGAGTTATGTGTCAGGTGGTAACTTGAGCACAGTTGCATGCTCAAGTAGGACTGTAGGAAAATGAATGTGTCCAACAGGcatgaaatttcaattatttaggTACAGTTTCAGTTGCATCttagaagtatttttttcttgcttctggaggaaaaagggaaaagggaaagaagggaagggataaaaaaaagagttcattttcatttctgaaACTTGAAAGCAGGAGGTCACTGGATTTCATAGAAAGGCATTTTAATCAGTACACTGCCATCTTGATGGCCTACAATGTTGCCATGCCTTCTCTAACACTACTATGCCATTGCTGCCTCCACCAATGCCAACACCACTCATACCACCGCTTTCATACGACCATCCAGACCACAAATTGTCATTGCTAATAGCACTTCTTCTATATCACTTTTGCATGGAAACTTACCAAAAACTGCTTCATGTTTTTTTTGCGTCtgaggaaaaatgtaaaaaccTTGCTTCTCTCACTTATCAAAAGCACTTCTAATAAAGCATTAACAAACACTGTCTTCCTGTACAATGATGGTCACTCATCGTGATTTTTCGTTTCTATTACAATATGAAGCATGAGAAACATCAGGAAAGATTTGTGAAATCTTCTGTTCATGTGAGAAGTGATTGAATTGGTGGTTTACAATTGGATCATCTTTCTGTAACATGCAAATATTGCATCTGATATTTAAGATAAGTGGTCATTATCATAGGACACAAATTTAAGGTATTGTTTGTTTGCAGGGCTATACTATGTCCGCCAGAAGACCAGTCACCAAAATGCTGAACTCTAATATACATTTGATTTCGACATAAACATGCTCCATTCCTACATGTCCTCATCTCTTAATCCCATTACATCCAATGTTATATTAGTTCGGACAAGgtgttttttatctttaatctGGAAGCCAACTCCTTAAGCAACAAACTTTTTAACTCTGCCAAAAAGATCAGGCATTTTGATTTATCTGTTTGTTGGTTtgatatataagaaaaaatttaaagtaaaacatGTTTGAGCATTTACCTTAGTGCTCACATAGTTTCATGGAAGAACTACATTCATTCATAATAACAAGCATTCCTCTTTTTGGGTGTAAGTTAAATATCGTTCTAAGAATGATAGCAGAACTACTGTAGGATGGGTGATTAGAACAATGAGGGTCATTTGCATATTGGTGCAGCTAAAAATGTTGGTAAAACATCCATTGTTGTGGTGGAATGTACTGCTGTTCGAGATGGTGTTTTGTTTGTGACTCATCAAGGTATCTGGCACATTGAAATTAAAAGAGATTCAAAGAATTGTAAATCTTTTACTTTTGGGTTTGCTGCTGTGTCTGTGTCAGTTATAATGCTTATTGTTAGGTGTATGTAAAATTCAATGAAGGTATATCATGAAATCTTCATCTGATTCATCCTTCtaaactttttccttttctccattGTGTAGGTACGGTTTAAGCATTTTACTAATGGTGGATCTGATAGTTCTGAAATTATGCCAAAATGGTCTTGTATGGAAAGGGAAAGGTATAAAACATGGTGCCATTATAACCAGCCTTTTGGGGTAACAGGAGCAAATAGGCTTCCTATGGAACCCATTACCCAAGATGCAGAGGGTTTCCTCCACAAAATGACAAGCATGAGCTTCTTTGAGCGTTTAAACTTGGCATGGAAGATACTGTTCCCATCACCTACAACTAGAAGGAACTCAAATGCAAGAATTGCCAAGCAGCGTTTAAAGATGATCCTCTTCTCAGATCGATGTGTAGTTAGTGATGATGCAAAGCAGAAGATTGTGAGCAACATTGTGGGTTCTCTATCTGAATTTGTGGAGATAGACTCACAAGATAAAGTTCATCTTAATGTCTCAACAGATCCAGATCTTGGGACTGTCTACTCCATCACAGTGCCTGTTCGGCGTGTTAAGTCTGAATATCAAGATGAGGATGAGGATAGGATCATAACCAATATTGAATACAAAGACACTGGGGAGAGATCTGACTCGGTTGATGTTAGGTTTGATTTTTTCGTTCCTAATGAAAACTCTCAGTAATTTGTAAAATTGGTTTCTTTCCAGTGTGCAGAAAAGCTGAACATGCTCATTTGCATTCTAGCTAGAAAAGGGGTATTTTCCGAGTAAGACAAATTTTGTTGTTGAGCTGGTTGGATGATGAGTTATATTAGAGATTATGAGTTATATTAGAAGATTTGAttgtaaatggaaaaaaattgctCTTAGCTGCTTGCAGGTTCCCATGTGATCAAAtctattgtttatttttccttttaaattgtCCTCCCCTGCTATTACacttaattataatattttagttttgctATTACTTGTATAATTGTAAGACAGCACTCGTTTCTAATTTGCAGTAGATGAATAATTAGACTGTTCTTGGTGTTCATCTCAATACAGTAAAAGGTACATTTGCTTCATTTTACACGGGTTGACTTCAATTTTTATGCATAACTTGCAGATATGCAATCACATGAACCTATAGAAGCAATAGTAAGTCACCAGATGAATGTCCACGCATACACACATTGTACACAAATTACCGGTTAACCCATGTTCTATCCTTAGTTCTCACTTCTCACAGTAAAGCTAGACCATCCtcagaaaggaaaaaggaaaatgggaagTGAGATTTACAGACACTGGGGTCATAtgaatttgtttttcttgataAATGACGCACAGGAGTAGGTTTATGTCTTTTGATCCTGTGGCTCGCATCATCCTTGAGCATAGCCCTTTTGCAGTTTTTCAGGATGGGTGGTGCTAGATGAGTTAGTAGCAGAAATTGGGAATGGGTTGGAGAAAACTGGCAGAACGAGGATGAAATGTTTTTCAAGTGGACTGCAAATTTGGCAGACATGAGGAGGCATGAT
Above is a genomic segment from Vitis riparia cultivar Riparia Gloire de Montpellier isolate 1030 chromosome 14, EGFV_Vit.rip_1.0, whole genome shotgun sequence containing:
- the LOC117930870 gene encoding cell division topological specificity factor homolog, chloroplastic-like isoform X2, which encodes MAIRGDLRVSAAPMGFRFKHPFGASLPPSKVRFKHFTNGGSDSSEIMPKWSCMERERYKTWCHYNQPFGVTGANRLPMEPITQDAEGFLHKMTSMSFFERLNLAWKILFPSPTTRRNSNARIAKQRLKMILFSDRCVVSDDAKQKIVSNIVGSLSEFVEIDSQDKVHLNVSTDPDLGTVYSITVPVRRVKSEYQDEDEDRIITNIEYKDTGERSDSVDVSV
- the LOC117930870 gene encoding cell division topological specificity factor homolog, chloroplastic-like isoform X1, translated to MAIRGDLRVSAAPMGFRFKHPFGASLPPSKVRFKHFTNGGSDSSEIMPKWSCMERERYKTWCHYNQPFGVTGANRLPMEPITQDAEGFLHKMTSMSFFERLNLAWKILFPSPTTRRNSNARIAKQRLKMILFSDRCVVSDDAKQKIVSNIVGSLSEFVEIDSQDKVHLNVSTDPDLGTVYSITVPVRRVKSEYQDEDEDRIITNIEYKDTGERSDSVDVRFDFFVPNENSQ